The Balaenoptera acutorostrata chromosome 2, mBalAcu1.1, whole genome shotgun sequence genomic sequence CCTTTCTTTGTCTAGTATAAACAACCCTAGCCCCTCCAACTGTATCTCACATGATGACTTGGTGGTCCAGCCCCTTGCTTCCTGTTTTCCATCCTCCTCCCGCTATGTATGTTGATTGCTTCTGTCCCTTCTAAGGAGTGGTGCCGGACTGGTCCCATGCGTCCTGGTGTCTCGAAGGGAGGTCAAGGTCTTGAATCAGGTCACACTCTCAGTCTGGTTTCAACATGCTCAACACTCAATCTTTGCATTTCTAGCTCACGCTCTCCAGTGGACCCCAGAGGGAGAGGCAACAGTGCTAGACCCCCGTCACGTGGATGGGAGCAGCCGCCCGCTATGGAGAAGGCTGCAGCCATACCGCCACATGATGCCTCCCAAATAAAACCAAAGCCACCTCCAGACTCATGCCCCGGTGCGTCCGTCTCTATGCAAAACCTGGAGAGTGGAGATCTGTTCAGTCCCAGGAGGAAGCCGGCTCTGCCAAGGGGTCATTTGAGGACTGGCGTTTGAACCAGGAACCTCGCTTCAAGGACTAGCTTTCCCTCATCTTCCTTCATACTCATGCCCAACACCTCCTAAGAGACAGCtttatttatttctagaaaaacAGCACTGGCTCGGTCATTGCAGCCTCTCCACATTCGGACACTTCTCTTGGCTCTGTTGGGCAGCTTGGAGACCAGTGGTTGACATAATTGACCCTTTGGGGAGCTGGAAGAGAAGCAAGCAGGGGCCGGAGGCAGGGGAAGGAGCCGTAGGGTCCCAGGATGGCATCCAATGGCACGACCTCTTCCTTTTGCCTGGACCCTGCTGCGTTGAAGATCACCGTCAGCGTGGTCCTCACCCTCCTCATCCTCATCACCATCGCCGGCAATGTAGTCGTCTGCCTGGCGGTGGGCTTGAACCGCCGGCTCCGCAGCCTGACCAACTGCTTCATCGTGTCCTTGGCCATCACTGACCTGCTCCTCGGCCTCCTGGTGCTGCCCTTTTCGGCCTTCCACCAGCTGTCCTGCAGGTGGAACTTCGGCAAGGTCTTCTGCAATATCTATACCAGCCTAGACGTCATGCTCTGCACGGCCTCCATCCTCAACCTCTTCATGATCAGCCTCGACCGGTACTGCGCCGTCACAGATCCCCTGCGCTACCCCATGCTGGTCACCCCTGTCCGTGTCACCATCTCCCTGGTCTTAATTTGGGTCATCTCCGTCACCCTATCCTTCCTGTGTATCCACCTGGGATGGAACAGCAGGACTGAGACCAGCAGTGCCAATCACACCATCCCAAAGTGCAAGGTCCAGGTCAACTTGGTGTATGGCCTGGTGGACGGGCTGGTCACCTTCTACCTGCCTCTGCTGGTCATGTGCATCACCTACTACCGCATCTTCAAGATCGCGTGGGACCAGGCCAAGAGGATCCATAACGTGGGCTCCCGGAGGACTGCCACCATCAGGGAACACAAAGCCACAGTGACCCTGGCAGCCGTGATGGGGGCCTTCATCATCTGCTGGTTCCCCTACTTCACCGTGTTTGTTTACCGTGGGCTAAAAGGGGATAATGCCATCAACGAGACCTTCGAAGCCGTGGTTCTGTGGCTGGGCTATGCCAACTCAGCCCTGAACCCCATCCTGTACGCTGCACTGAATAGAGACTTCCGCACGGCATACCAGCAGCTCTTCTGCTGCAGCCCCGCCGACCACGACACCCACAGAACTTCTCTGAAGTCCAACAGCTCTCAGCTGATGAGGATTCCAAGCCAAGGACCCAGGTGGCAGGAAGAGAGGCCCCTGAGGCTCCAGGTGTGGAGTGGGACAGAGGTCACGGCCCCCCAGGGAGGCACAGACAGGTAACTGCCCTGGCAGTTTGTGTGTGGGATCGGGCACAGGGACGGGGTCCCACTCGTGGTAACAGCTGTTCACGAGGTGCTGCTTTGGATGTTATGTGCTGGGAAATCTTTATGAGCACCTTGCAAACCTCGTGTTATTCCGTCCTCCCAAACACCCCCTGAGGTAGAACTTTTTACCTCCATTTTTAAAAGGAGCAAGTCAAATCGCAGAGAACTtggccagggccacacagctgggaTCTGGATAGAGCTCCCCTGACTCAGAACTGGTGGACCTTTTTTCTAGCTACCCTGTCCTTACAATCAGGAGTCCTAAGTTTGAGGTCCAACTCAGCCACTTAGTTAATGGTCATAAGTGTTCACCTAAATCTGCCAGGACAGCCCTCAAATGGccatgtaataatgctgctgcctggGGGTTAAATCAGAGACCCCACTCAGCCCACCATCACTGAGCACCTTTTATGCATCAGCTCTTACTTTCGGGGTGCTCAagtgggaggagaaagaggactgGCCAAGTTGGGAAGGCAAAGCCTAGAAAGCCAGGCTTGGACATTGTACTGTAGGTCTTAGGGGAAGATGGAAGGATCAGAAGCAAGGATGGGTATAACCCAAGCATCTCTGTACTTTGGAAAGAGGGCTCTGGTTGTCCCCTAAGACATGGACCAGAAGAATGAGATGGGGACAGCAGTGAAGGGGGATGTGGTACTGGTCCATGAGAGAGAAGAGAACAGAGCAAAATCTAGGAGGCTATTAAAAAATAGTCTTGTAGACCATTGGATGTCTGGGATGcaggagatgcaagagagaggatgCCCCAGGACTCCACCCCCGAGAGGTACCCAGGCTGAAAAGATAAACAGGATCAGAATGACATTGAGATCAACTCACTGTTGACAAAGCCCATGCAAGGTATTAAGGGGTACCTCACCAAAGACTTGAGTGGCCTGAGGAAGCTCACACATGGACAGAAGGTTTATAGGTCTGAGCAAGCTCTATCTAGCTGTTGAGAGgaataaatgaaaggatgctGGTAAAACATCTGACACAtacaaatgctcaataaatgtcacttTCCTTTGTCTTCCCACAGACCATGCCTTTGCCCCCCAGAATGCTGGTCTGTGTGACtgactcatccatccatccattcattcattcattcatttattcattcattcacaaacatTTGTCAACTTCCTATCACATGCCAGGAACAGTGCTGAGCGCCAGGGATGTAGAAGTGACATTTTGGCGTATGTTTTGATGGACAGGTATGGCAAGTCAACTGTACAGCCTCGGTCTCAGCTCTGTGGCTTGAGCGAGCCTCTGCCCCTCttgcgcctcagtttcctcatctcgtAGAATGTGGGGTCTGTCTTCAAGCAGCCTGCCCTGGTCACCTCCCAGAGCCACCTGAAGCACACATGTGCTAAGGGGCGCCAACAGGCTCTAGGACCCCTGGTAGGATACTTGTCGTCTCTCGACCTTTGAGCATCAGACTTGAGAAAAGCTTGGATGGACTCTGCACACTCACCCGCTCTGGGTGCTGGTCCCTGTGGAGCATTGTGGGGGTGAAACTGCCCAACTGGACCCCTCGGCCTTGTGTCCCTCTGGTCCTTGCTGGAGCCAGGTGTGGAGTGTCCCCGCATAGACTTGGGTCCTGGACCCTCCACCTGTCCGCTGCTATCCTTCTGGAATAAGCTTCATTGCTCCTGCAACCAGCCTCCtccaggcctccctgcctccagtctctcCCTCTCAAATCCATCCTCCAAGCCACCCAAAGGCATCACTCCAAAATGCAGATGGGGAGGCTTCCACGTCTGGCCTTGATAGATAAGATGACCCTGTCCTTCCACACTGCCTCATTCAGGAAGCAGACTCTGGTACAAAGCAGATTTAgttcacaaaacaaacaaaggacAAAGCACGGGGTGTGGACTCTAGAGAAGGCCGTTGGCACTGTTCATTCTCGTTGCCATCCCACTTTCTACTGCTCTTACCTGTGGGACCCGGGTTAATAGGCTGCCTGTACCCCCAGTCCTTAGGGAGACACTCAGCAGGCACTCACCAGCAATGGCCAGCCCTCACTGAACACCCACTAGGTACCAGTTTTAGGTTTGCCACTATTTCTAGGTATTAATCTTTCTGTGACAGCATCTTATCCCCACCCCTGTACCAGGTGCTAGGGTGCAAAGGGAAATAAAGCCAGCCCCCCATCTCATGCCACCACCTTCACCACCTGTCTGGTTGAGGAACAGACTGGCCACGGTTCAGAGCAGCACGTGCCCAGGCTTGAAACCCAGTGCGCAGGGCAGCCAAAGGAGGCGGCGCCTGGCCCAAAGAGCCCGTCCCCGGGAGCAGACCTCTGAGCTGAGCCTCAAATGCGGAGGGGAAAGACCCATTCCTCCAGGGTGGTGCTGGATCCTTTAGACCCGGGGCCTCATTTCATTCTGCACACAACCCTGTGCAGTTGATGCTTGTTagtttccactttacagatggggaaactgaggctcagagaacttaaGTAAATTGTTCAAGGGACACAAGCTAGTGATGCAGCCAAAGCCAAGAGCTGAGCAAAAACGGAAACAGCAGCCCCATTACCACCTGTCTTCTGGGTGCCGGGCACGCTGGGGCAGGGAGCGTCCACCTCCTCTTCTGACCATCACAGCCACCCTGGCCACCAAGGCCAGCTGAGAGGCCGTGCCTGCCTGGATCACACACAGCAGCCGCGGAGCAGAGGGGTCTGGCAGAGGAGGATGGGGAACCGGTTGGAGGGCCTCATCCTATGGTTGGGGGGATGGGGATCCAGGAAGCCAGGAACAGCCAGAGTTTGATTTTCCAGTAGAGGCTGCCAGGGCGACTGGGGACTTGTGTGGCCTTCCATAAGGTTGGCGCCCAGCTTCCCTGATGACCGATAGTGTGTCCTTCCTGCTCCCCATCTGGGAACAAAACCCAGCATTGACCTGACAGAGAGCCCTTATCCCTGCCAAGGGGCCAGGTGTCTGCCCTTGGTTGGTGATGGCGGAGGttgcgggggggggcggggggggcggcaCAGTCACCCAAGGGGAGACTCCAGGAGACAGTGACAGCTGGCTGGTCCTCCCTGCCCCGAGGCCAACCAGCAGCCACCTCCCCAGCAGGATGCTCTGTCTGCCCCTTCCTGATCCCATTGTCCACCCTCACCCCGCCCCTCATCACCTCTGCCCTTCTCTGACCCCGGGTCCCCAACCTCACCCCTTCTGCTCCACTGCTTCTACTGAATACAGGCCTGCATTCGTTTCCAAggtagggctgctgtaacaaatgacggTGAACTCAGTGACTGGAAACGAGACGGATTTCTTTTCTTACAGTTTGGGAGATCAAGAGACTGAGATCAAGATGTTGGTAGGGctggttctttctggaggcttcagaggagaatccgtttccttgccttttccggCTTCTGGGGGCCACCCGCTctgcttggcttgtggccccttcctcacatcactctgacctctcGCCTCCATGGCCACATCTCCTTCCCATCTTCTGTAgccaaatctccctctgcctccttcttttAATAAGGgcacttgtgattacatttagggcccACTGGGATAATCCCGGATAACCTCCCCATCCCAaagtccttaacttaatcacatctgcaaagtcctttttgccatataAGATAACTTTCTCAGGTTCCAGCAATGAGGATGTAGACGTCTGGGGTCCATGTTCAGCTACCACAATTCCCAGCTCCCTGGCTTAGCATTAGAGACCCTTCATGATTTGGTCCCTGACCACCTCCTGACACCATCCCCAAGCCCacacccaccctccagccccttctGTCCCCACCAAAACGAACCACTCagagttcattcattcacaagcTCTCACCATGAATTTGCTACACGCCAGCACTGCTGGGGGTGTAGCAGTGAGCCAAGCAGAGGCCCTCCTCCCAGACGGATGTTattctagggcagtggttctcaaaatgtgggcCCCCAGCCAGCAGCAGTCTTCTGGGAGCAAAGTAGCTGACATCGGGCCACACAGCCTCATCCATctgtggcagagctaggattccaGCCCAAGCCCGTCTGACCCCAAAGCCAGGCTCTTTCCATGAGGAAATGCTGAATGGACTTGAATTTAGCCCAGGCTCTGAGTGCTACTCCCATAGACAGCAGATGAGGCAACTAAGGCCCAGGGAGGCAAGTgacctgaggcccagagcaagctggggaggggcagggagtaGACCCTGTATCTCTGGACCCCTGCCCAGGGCCCTTGGGTCTTTCCCCATACACTCCCTTGCCCTGCGTAATCTCCCCAGGCAGGGAGATAAGGCTCCTGAGCGCCAGCCGTCTCTCTCCGGGGCAGGCGGGCACTTCCTCCCCTCTGCAGAGGCCCTGTGCTTGCGGCTGTCACCCTCCCAGGGTCTGGAGTTTGGAGTCAGAGCTCAGGAAGAAGAGGCGCAAAGGGAGGCCAGGAGCCACGGGTGCCCCCCTGCTGCCAGCTCTCTCCCCTCACAGGCCTCTCGCCAGCATTGCCAGGGCCCGCCCTCCTTCTGCTGCCAGTGAGAGAGCATTTCCTCCAGCTGGGAATGGGCCTCTGCTCTGCCCTTCTGGTGCTCTTGGACTCTGATACAGAGTTCTTATCCTGACCAACAAGGCCCTGCCCTGCCCGACTCTTTCCGCTGCCCTAACTCCTCCTCTGGGCCCCGCGGTCCTGTCCCCAGGCCATGCCTAGTCCCATCCCACGCACCCTCCTCTCAGCCCAAGGCAGTCTTCTTACCCCTCTTGGGACATCCTATCTGTTCTGTGTCTGCTCCCCAAGACcgcaagctccctgagggcaggctcACGTCTCTGTTGGTCCCTGTctaacacctagcacagtgcctggcacaggatgcccagtaatatttgttgaatgaataagtgaatgaatgaatgcatgaatatcTCATTCTAGGTCCCCAAGAGCCCTGAGAAGTGACTAATACCACCAGTCGCTTTAGAGATCAGGGAACCAAGTCTCGAAATGCTAAGTTCCAGGAACACAGTGGGAACTCAGAAATTCCTGGTTCCCTTTTCTAACTTTGACATCACCGTGGGCCTCCCTCCAAGTAGTGGTGTCAGCAGCGGGCCTCACAGAGGAATCCACCGGCCGCTCTAAATCATAGAGTCTGCGGGTGGAAAGAGTCACACCCCTCACCCTGCCTCCCAGGAGAAGCGAAGGGATCCCGGAGTAGGGATGGGAATCCAGAGTTCGGACAAGCTGGACGCGGTCCATTGCATCTCCACGCCATGTCCCCATTTGGCCAGagtttgggggctgggggagggcggaGGTGGCTTTATCTTCTGCTCAAAGTCCAGTCTGGTCTGGCGGAGGAGGCTGCAATTCCCTTAGCAGTAAAAAGTTTACATGACTGATGTACACACACTTCTTAAGAAGGAACTTTGCTCAGAAAGGAAGTTTTGCATAATTTACCGCTTCAAGAGCCCAGacttatttatttgtatcatttggGTCCTGAAATAGTCTAACTTTTTGGCACATTGATTCCAGCATCTCTTAAGGGGCCTTTCTGAGCACTCTTTGTAGAGGCGCCCAGAGCAGCTggtcccccttccttctccccgccaacctcccagcccccgccctacCCCCGGCTAAGGGGCCTGGCTGCCCCCTGCACACTGGTATCCTGCTGGCCGCTGCTTTGTCACCTCTGCCCTCTGTGCCTGGCGGTCACACCACAAGGCTACTGGGGTGTCTTCCTGCCTCCGTGTGGAAGTTAGGGAGCCcggtctgagccctggtccccCACTAGTTAGGGGTTGGGTGATGTTAGACAAGTCGTTGACAGTCTGAGCTGaagtttccttacctataaaactATGATAATTATCAGACCTACTTCGCAGAATTGTGAGAATATAATGGAGTCAAGGATACAGgcacttagcacagttcctggcaggTGGCAGGCGCTTTAACAGACTTAACAGACATGAATTTTCCTTCTTTGCCatccatctctttctctttttctttcttttcattttgtctcttttctgtcattttctgtctttcttttttataacagttttatcGAGATATACTTCACATGCTGTACGATTCActcatttcaagtgtacagttcaccGGTTTTTGGTCTGTTCACAGAGcggtgcagccatcaccacaatcaattttagaacattttcatcaccccaaagaaaCCCTGTAGCCTTCAACTATCAACCTCCCGATCCCTGCATTCCCCAGACAACCAcaaatctcctttctgtctctatagatgtgcctattctggacatttcagataATCCGTGTGCTTTTGTGCCTGGCtgtgtcacttagcataatgctgttGAGGTTCTTTCGTTATTTTCTGTCTGttcttccttgctttcctttttccGTTCTGTTTcgtgttttctttccctcccttcccccactcccttctGTGTCCATGGTCCCGTTTCTCCTTCACCAGGCGCTCGGGCTTTATGGCAGCGCTCGGCGGTTGGTAGGCccttggggaggggggcgggaggcTGCATCCTGGACCCGCAGGCGGCCCACG encodes the following:
- the HRH2 gene encoding histamine H2 receptor, yielding MASNGTTSSFCLDPAALKITVSVVLTLLILITIAGNVVVCLAVGLNRRLRSLTNCFIVSLAITDLLLGLLVLPFSAFHQLSCRWNFGKVFCNIYTSLDVMLCTASILNLFMISLDRYCAVTDPLRYPMLVTPVRVTISLVLIWVISVTLSFLCIHLGWNSRTETSSANHTIPKCKVQVNLVYGLVDGLVTFYLPLLVMCITYYRIFKIAWDQAKRIHNVGSRRTATIREHKATVTLAAVMGAFIICWFPYFTVFVYRGLKGDNAINETFEAVVLWLGYANSALNPILYAALNRDFRTAYQQLFCCSPADHDTHRTSLKSNSSQLMRIPSQGPRWQEERPLRLQVWSGTEVTAPQGGTDRKPAMSCTLCSSNLLSCCKRLWALRFLQRHVGGPLEEQPGKPLSEELLRTLAQESVRMLPSEAV